A genomic stretch from Deinococcus wulumuqiensis R12 includes:
- a CDS encoding ParB/RepB/Spo0J family partition protein: MTYKSRMAGALADVVGASKGAATGPASTLPIDALRPGASQPRRYFDGKKMQELVASVKERGVLQPLLVRPTDTGYEIVAGERRWRAAKEAGLRDVPVLIRTLTDEEARYASLGENLLRDDLAPFDEIEGKLNLVALVLGVTPERAANRLNELVRNPDPETVETLTAVFSQLGRESWESYARNKLAVFGWPTPILAAMRQGLEFTKAKLINSAPAEMQGDLIAAALQGASRSELQAGIEQNRRPTKKPTNEYDQAAKLLRNRRKMAKLSLETTERVQQLTRELLDLLEDL; the protein is encoded by the coding sequence ATGACCTACAAAAGTCGCATGGCTGGCGCACTTGCCGATGTAGTAGGGGCCTCGAAAGGAGCAGCGACCGGCCCGGCCTCCACCTTACCGATAGACGCGCTGCGGCCTGGTGCTTCTCAGCCAAGGCGCTACTTCGACGGGAAGAAAATGCAGGAGCTGGTGGCCAGCGTGAAGGAGCGAGGCGTTCTCCAGCCACTACTGGTGCGGCCCACGGACACGGGCTATGAAATCGTTGCCGGGGAAAGACGCTGGAGAGCCGCTAAAGAAGCTGGCCTTCGTGATGTGCCCGTCCTTATTCGCACCCTCACAGACGAGGAAGCCCGATATGCCTCCCTTGGAGAAAACCTGCTACGCGATGACCTGGCCCCCTTTGACGAGATTGAAGGCAAGCTGAATCTGGTGGCCCTGGTGCTAGGCGTGACGCCTGAGCGGGCTGCCAATCGCCTGAACGAACTGGTCCGCAATCCTGACCCCGAAACTGTGGAGACCCTGACCGCTGTTTTCTCCCAATTGGGTAGAGAAAGCTGGGAAAGTTACGCCCGTAACAAGCTAGCCGTGTTCGGCTGGCCGACTCCCATTCTGGCTGCCATGCGTCAGGGTCTAGAGTTCACCAAAGCCAAGCTGATTAACTCAGCGCCTGCGGAAATGCAGGGCGACCTGATTGCTGCGGCTTTACAAGGAGCCAGTAGGAGTGAACTTCAAGCTGGAATTGAGCAGAATCGGAGGCCGACGAAGAAGCCTACCAATGAATACGACCAGGCAGCTAAGCTACTCAGAAATCGTCGCAAGATGGCTAAGCTATCTCTAGAAACAACTGAGCGTGTGCAACAGTTGACGCGAGAGCTGCTGGATTTGCTCGAAGACCTCTGA
- a CDS encoding helix-turn-helix domain-containing protein translates to MTNLDQLAVMWSQVDALAPDLLRPIETKDQYQHALEVVDELMTRVNEPGGAHSLESLLGILIDRVAAYEESILPVRDKKPAGVLAYLMEDRELTQSALAAATGIDQSTISKLLSEERPFSAGHARTLSNYFNIDAGVFL, encoded by the coding sequence ATGACCAACCTTGACCAGCTTGCCGTGATGTGGAGTCAGGTGGATGCCCTGGCCCCCGACCTCCTACGCCCCATTGAGACAAAAGACCAGTATCAGCACGCCCTTGAAGTGGTAGACGAGCTGATGACCCGAGTGAATGAGCCAGGAGGAGCACACTCCCTGGAATCACTGCTCGGCATCCTGATTGACCGTGTAGCTGCCTATGAGGAGAGCATTCTGCCTGTGCGAGACAAGAAGCCTGCTGGCGTGCTGGCCTACCTGATGGAAGACCGCGAACTTACCCAGAGTGCCTTGGCTGCCGCTACAGGGATTGACCAAAGCACTATCAGTAAGCTGCTCAGTGAGGAACGACCTTTTAGTGCTGGTCATGCACGGACGCTCTCAAACTACTTCAATATAGATGCGGGGGTGTTCCTATAA
- a CDS encoding ParA family protein: MKVLTVVNNAGGVGKTSLVQNIGYEFAQAGLRVMLIDGDRQANLTSWNGIFEVEEEDTLHPIVASKKAPLPRPKHVHGMDLIPSFWDLGDTEKIAATLELRDALRDRLTELHGQWDVVLFDSPPAMGQLTTMAAIASDFLIVPISTRLKGVEALQGVTKFLTDIRNYNPKLEIAMFVPTMFDGRRNSDKEAYQFMQEQIPANMLASPVPERLKFWDAAAKEGKPVTLYAPHSPVAEDVRRLAAEIAAAIGVELGVRTGTDGEA; the protein is encoded by the coding sequence ATGAAGGTCCTTACTGTGGTCAACAACGCCGGAGGTGTAGGCAAGACTTCCCTGGTACAGAACATTGGGTATGAGTTTGCCCAAGCTGGACTGAGGGTGATGCTGATAGACGGTGACCGGCAAGCAAACCTCACCAGTTGGAACGGCATCTTTGAGGTGGAGGAGGAAGATACACTCCATCCCATCGTCGCCAGTAAGAAGGCTCCTCTGCCTAGGCCAAAGCACGTCCACGGCATGGACCTCATCCCCAGCTTCTGGGACCTGGGAGACACAGAAAAGATTGCCGCGACTCTGGAACTGCGTGACGCGCTGCGTGACCGCCTGACAGAACTGCATGGACAATGGGACGTGGTTCTGTTCGACAGTCCACCTGCGATGGGGCAACTGACCACGATGGCCGCTATTGCCAGTGACTTCCTGATTGTTCCCATCTCGACCCGTTTGAAAGGAGTCGAGGCCCTGCAGGGCGTGACCAAATTTCTTACGGACATTCGCAACTACAACCCGAAATTGGAGATTGCCATGTTCGTTCCGACGATGTTCGACGGACGGCGCAACAGTGATAAGGAGGCTTACCAGTTCATGCAGGAACAGATACCTGCGAACATGCTTGCTTCCCCTGTACCTGAACGGCTGAAGTTCTGGGACGCTGCGGCCAAGGAAGGCAAGCCGGTCACACTGTACGCTCCACACTCTCCGGTCGCGGAAGATGTGCGGCGCTTAGCAGCAGAGATTGCCGCCGCCATCGGCGTTGAGCTAGGTGTCCGTACCGGTACGGACGGTGAAGCATGA
- a CDS encoding restriction endonuclease subunit S — MTVLEVTPELPAAELLRQHFDEAFSAPDGIKRLRELILTLAMQGKLVEQDLSEGESIGGDSEGLPSSWKWVSLGDVVDVLDSLRKPVTKQDRREGPYPYYGASGIVDYVDQYIFDEPLVLVGEDGAKWGKGDRTAFRIEGKTWVNNHAHVLRPHREVLDDQYVVHCLIERDLQPFITGMTVPKLNQARLNSIPIPLPPLAEQRRIVARIDQLMARCDELEDLREQQEHKRVQVHRAVLREVTAASDPAAFAEGWRFLADHFGELHATPKDLAELRGVILQLAVMGKLVPQDASEGTAAELLEQIQAEKKRLVQEGKIKAPKPLPPVTEAEQPYEVPQGWAWVRLGEVALSSDSGWSPQCESMPRVGDAWGVLKVSAVSWGRFQPEANKALPVGVEPRPETEVRSGDFLLSRANTDELVARSVVVEETPPRLMMSDKIVRFVLSENVERQFINICNGTRNSRIYYASNASGTSSSMKNVSREVMSNLPISLPPLAEQRRIVAKVDQLMGLCDVLQERLTAQGVKQGQLLGAVMAQLAPSVAVGRPAATAGSGRRGRPSAAAAAPEGSSGEKRGRGRPRKAAGAEPARSIPQASSEADAIRKLEALRLERAQGDKLVSLFEE; from the coding sequence ATGACCGTGCTCGAAGTCACGCCCGAATTACCCGCCGCCGAGCTGTTGCGCCAGCATTTTGACGAAGCCTTCAGCGCCCCGGACGGCATCAAGCGCTTACGCGAGCTGATTCTGACCCTCGCCATGCAGGGCAAGCTGGTCGAACAAGACCTGAGCGAGGGCGAAAGCATTGGGGGAGATTCTGAAGGGTTGCCGTCTTCGTGGAAATGGGTATCTCTAGGCGATGTTGTAGATGTTTTAGACAGTTTACGTAAGCCAGTTACGAAACAGGATAGGCGTGAAGGTCCGTATCCCTACTACGGAGCGTCAGGCATTGTTGACTACGTTGACCAATATATTTTTGATGAGCCTCTAGTACTTGTCGGTGAGGATGGTGCTAAATGGGGCAAGGGGGATAGGACAGCGTTCCGTATTGAGGGTAAGACTTGGGTCAATAATCATGCCCATGTCTTGAGGCCACACAGAGAAGTTTTAGATGACCAATACGTCGTTCACTGTTTGATAGAAAGGGATTTACAGCCATTCATCACTGGGATGACGGTGCCTAAGCTAAATCAAGCAAGGCTAAATTCGATACCTATTCCCCTTCCCCCTCTCGCCGAGCAGCGCCGCATCGTGGCCCGTATTGACCAACTCATGGCCCGCTGCGACGAATTGGAAGACCTGCGCGAGCAGCAGGAGCACAAGCGGGTGCAGGTTCACCGCGCCGTGCTGCGCGAAGTGACCGCCGCCAGCGACCCCGCCGCCTTTGCCGAGGGCTGGCGCTTTCTGGCCGACCACTTCGGCGAGTTGCACGCCACGCCGAAGGACTTGGCCGAGTTGCGCGGGGTCATTTTGCAATTGGCCGTCATGGGCAAGCTGGTGCCGCAAGACGCGAGCGAGGGCACGGCGGCGGAGTTGCTGGAGCAGATACAGGCCGAGAAAAAGCGGTTGGTGCAGGAAGGCAAAATCAAAGCGCCGAAGCCTTTGCCGCCTGTAACCGAAGCCGAGCAGCCTTATGAGGTGCCACAGGGGTGGGCGTGGGTGCGGTTGGGGGAGGTTGCCTTATCTAGTGATTCGGGTTGGAGTCCTCAATGCGAATCGATGCCCCGTGTAGGCGATGCTTGGGGAGTTCTAAAGGTCAGTGCAGTCTCTTGGGGAAGGTTTCAACCAGAAGCAAATAAGGCTTTGCCAGTAGGTGTAGAACCACGCCCAGAAACGGAAGTTAGAAGTGGAGACTTTCTCCTATCGAGAGCGAACACCGACGAACTTGTAGCGCGAAGTGTAGTCGTAGAGGAAACGCCACCTCGTCTAATGATGAGTGATAAAATAGTAAGATTTGTTCTATCTGAAAATGTAGAAAGGCAGTTTATAAATATATGCAATGGTACTAGAAATTCGCGTATCTATTACGCTTCTAACGCTTCCGGCACAAGCAGCTCGATGAAGAATGTCAGTCGTGAAGTAATGAGCAACCTGCCCATCTCTCTCCCCCCTCTCGCCGAGCAGCGCCGCATTGTCGCCAAAGTAGACCAGCTGATGGGCCTGTGCGACGTGCTTCAGGAGCGCCTGACCGCGCAGGGCGTCAAGCAGGGGCAACTGCTGGGGGCGGTTATGGCCCAGCTTGCGCCGTCGGTGGCGGTCGGCAGGCCAGCGGCAACGGCGGGCAGTGGCAGGCGTGGGCGGCCCAGCGCGGCGGCAGCAGCCCCCGAGGGCAGCAGCGGCGAGAAGCGCGGGCGGGGCAGGCCACGCAAGGCGGCGGGCGCAGAACCGGCGCGGAGTATTCCCCAGGCCAGCAGCGAGGCAGACGCCATCCGCAAGTTGGAAGCCTTGCGACTAGAGCGGGCGCAGGGCGACAAGCTGGTGAGCTTGTTCGAGGAGTAA
- a CDS encoding type II toxin-antitoxin system HigB family toxin, with product MPDSPIPPRRARVISRPQLEEFKAEYPEAAQALENWEDTVTSLRFSNFSELQQQINTVDLVNGVFLVFNIMGNRYRLITGVYWPQPALYLKHFFTHKAYDAWSQEQRTQQAKKAAQELKRRDN from the coding sequence ATGCCCGACTCACCCATACCGCCTCGCCGTGCGCGGGTGATTTCTAGACCTCAACTTGAGGAGTTCAAAGCTGAGTACCCAGAGGCGGCGCAAGCTCTTGAGAACTGGGAGGACACGGTTACCAGTTTGCGGTTCAGTAATTTCTCTGAGTTACAGCAGCAAATCAACACCGTGGACTTGGTCAATGGCGTGTTCCTGGTATTCAACATCATGGGCAACCGTTACCGCCTGATTACTGGGGTGTACTGGCCTCAGCCTGCGCTCTACCTCAAGCACTTTTTTACACACAAAGCCTACGACGCTTGGAGCCAAGAGCAACGTACTCAACAGGCCAAGAAAGCCGCTCAGGAACTGAAGAGGAGGGACAACTGA